TGCTTCACATCACGGCGACTGCGAAGCGACTTCAGTGATCGCCATGCTGGTTGGGGCGGCAGATGCTCTATCAGCAGCAAGACCGGGAGCGCGGCGTGAAACGCTAGAGACGTACATCCGTCGTCTTGAGAAGCTGGAACGCATCTCCGAATCTTTTGAAGGCGTTGAAAAATCATACGCGATTCAAGCCGGACGCGAAGTTCGTGTCATGGTACAGCCAGAGAAAATTGATGATGCGGAAGCATTCCGACTGGCCCGCGATATTACGAAAACGATTGAGAATGAACTGGACTATCCGGGACATATCAAAGTTACTGTTATTCGCGAGACCCGTGCGGTAGAATACGCAAAATAAAAGCATTTCAATGAAAAGTGGCCACTGTTTGTAGGGCCACTTTTCATTTATGTAAGGCAGACTAGGGAGGGCTTTCTATCAACGTATTATTTATTGGAGACATCGTCGGCAGTGTAGGCAGAAAGGCACTGAGGGAAAATCTTCCTTCGCTCAAATCAAAATACAATCCGCATGTTATTATCGTGAACGGAGAAAATGCAGCTTCGGGAAGAGGCATAACCCCTGCTATCGCCAGAGAGTTTTTTGATTGGGGCGTCCATGGGATTACGATGGGAAATCATACTTGGGACAATAAGGAAATATTTGATTTTATAGATGATGAGCCACGGATCATTCGCCCGGCTAACTTTCCACCAGGAACACCGGGCCGAGGTTATACCGTTGTAAAGGGTGGAGGTAAGGAGCTGGCTATTGTTAATCTGCAAGGTAGAACCTTTTTGCCAGCTATTGACGATCCATTCCGTGCAGCAGATGAAATTGTCGATGAGTTGCGCAAAAAACATAAACATATCCTAGTTGATTTTCACGCCGAAGCAACCTCGGAAAAAATCGCTATGGGTTGGCATTTGGATGGACGTGCTTCAATCGTGGTAGGTACGCACACACATGTACAGAGCAATGACGATACAATTTTGCCACAAGGAACTGCGTATCAGACAGATGCGGGAATGGTAGGTCCTTATGAGGGAGTGCTTGGAATGCAGAAAGAGGCTGTGTTACAGAAATTCCAGACCCAGCTTCCGGTGCGTTTTCAAGTGGACATGGGCAAATGGCATTTCCATGCCATCAGCGTAGAGCTGAATGATAACGATGGAAAAGCCCGCAAAATTCAGAAAATCAGACTCAAAGAAGATGAATGGCGGATGGATTAACTTTTTTGTAAGCTGCTTAAGGAAAGAATAAGGAAAACTGTCACCAAAAAGCAGGAATTTTTTGCTGACCCTCGAATAACATCTAATAGTGGAATCAAACCATCATCATTCCCAGGGGAGGTACTTACTATGGATGTATTAAAAGTATCAGCAAAATCCAATCCTAATTCAGTTGCAGGCGCACTCGCAGGAGTACTGCGTGAACGCGGAAATGCAGAATTACAGGCGATTGGAGCGGGTGCACTAAACCAAGCCATTAAAGCGGTAGCCATTGCCCGGGGATTTGTCGCACCAAGCGGAGTGGATTTGATTTGTATTCCTGCTTTTACAGACATTGTTATTGATGGAGAAGATCGGACTGCGATCAAATTGATTGTAGAGCCAAGATAATAAATGTAAGTTGCCTGAGCCTGTTTACGATTTGTAAACGGGCTTTTTTGCATTGTGAGTCTGTTACTATGATTTTTAAAATAAATTTGTGGTGCTTCAATCTATAAATGGAGGTAAGATGCATGAATGATAAGCTAAAAGTGAATTGGCCAGTTGTTGACTTTCATTGTGATGTGTTATGTAAAATGCAGCTCGATGCGCAGATCGATTTCAGTCATCCATCGCTTGATGTCACAAAAGAACGTTTGCTAGAAGGTAACGTGCAGTTGCAAACGTTTGCTATATATATTTCACAGGTATTAGGCACACCAAGATTTGAGCATGTGGTACGTCAAATTGAGCTGTTCAGGCAGCATGTTACCTCTATCTCCGGTGGGTTGAGACCATTGCTGTGGAAGGAAGACTTGGCAATGTGGAAAAATGCGTCCGCAGTGCATCAGGAAGAGCAAGTAAAGCAGGCAGGAGAAGAGAAGCGCACGGAAAAGATAACGTATTTGGATGGTAATGGGACGGATCATATATGGGCACCTTGGGCTTTGCTCTCACTGGAGGGGGTAGATGCGCTGGAAGGGAACCCTTTTTATGCAGAATTATGCTATGCCATGGGAATACGATTGATTGGGCTGACATGGAATTATGCGAACTGGGCAGCTGACGGCATTATGGAACATAGAGGTGGCGGGCTGACTAGCAAGGGGCGCGATTTGGTCAATCGCTGTAATGACCTGGGACTGCTGTTAGATGTGTCGCATCTGTCCGTACAGGGCTTCTGGGAGGTGCTGGAGGAGGCTACTCTACCGCCCATCGCCTCGCATTCGAATGTCTTTGCGAGATGTGCTCATCCTCGTAATCTGCGGGATGAACAGATTCGTGCACTGATCGCCCGTAACGGACGGATTGGTTTGACCTTCGTCACCATGTTTCTCAAAGAGCAGGATACAGTAACTGCTGAGGATCTGCTACCGCATATTGAGCATATTTGTTCATTAGGGGGCGAAAGGCATTTGATGTTTGGCTCTGATTTTGACGGTATCGAGCACCATGTGCAAGGCTTGGAACACTCGGGGAAATATCCGGCTTTTGCAGAACTGCTGCTGAAGCATTACCCTGAGGAGCTAGTCAAAGGATGGCTGGGAGGTCATGCCCTGGAATACCTGCAAACGAATCTGCCTTCTAAAATGTCTTCTTAAATAGCTATTTAAGGGGATGTTTTGGCTGCGAACACTCTTGACAAAGCGAGAACGATTACGAAATAATGAGAAGTATCTTAGATTTTAAATAATATTTGCAGAAATACGGCAGACAATGGAGCGAGACTGATGGTGCACCATGCTGCACCGCTATACCAGAGGGGGCTCCATTACACAATGTTAATAAAAAAGGTTACCTGGCTTGAACTCTTTTATGACTTACTATTCGTAGCTGCTGTCTCTAAGGCCACTCATGTTTTACTACATGTTGAGCATGGTAGTATCTCGTGGGAACATATGGAGAAGTTCATTATGATTTTTATCCCGATATGGTGGGCTTGGGTGGGGCAAACTGTCTACAACAACCGTTTTGGTCAAGACAGTATAACGCATCGAATCTTTATGATCCTGCAATTGTTTTTCGTGTTAATCATGACTGCCAGTTTGAATATAGATTTTGATGCGTATTATGTATCTTTTTTTGTTGGCTATATTGGGTTAAGAGGTTTAACTGTCGTTCAATATTTACTTTCGGCGCCCAAAGAAACGGCTCATAAACAGGAAACAGCTCGTTTTTTCGGAACCTATTTTTGGATTGGAATAGTCATCTCTAGTTTCTCCCTTTTCTTTGACTCTTGGGTTCGATATTTGATTTTATATACCGGTATAGCTGTTGATATCCTCGTTCCTTTGATTGGTCGTAAAAAGTTGGTGATCACACCAATCCATACGGAGCATCTTTTAGAACGATTTGCACAGTTCACCTTAATTCTGCTTGGCGAATCTGTGATAAGTATGCTTTCTGTTTTACAATCCGATCATTTTACGGTTTCTTCCGTTGTATTTGCCGCTTTGGCTTTTATATTAGTCATCGCAATCTGGTGGCAATATTTTGAGAATATGGAGAAGCGCGTAGATAAATCAAAACAATCAGCAGGACAGACTATTATTTATGGTCATTTGTTTATTTATCTTTCCCTTAGCATGCTAGCTGCTTCGATTCAGCTCTTGTTTTTGGGACAAGTAGACTATATCTTTGTGCTTTGCTTTACCTTTGCTTCTGTTTTTATTTACTTTTTGTCGGTTTTACTGGTATTTCATCAGTACAGATTAAGTCATCTTAAACCCCGTCTCAGAGTCATTTTTTTCTTAACTGGAATACTCTGTGTCCTGTTTATCCTTAATATATTTATTGTCGTCCCCCCTCATCTCATTGTAGCTGAAATCATGCTTTTCTTTCTCCTGTTCGCTAAAACGACGATTTGATCTGATTTATAGGGATGATATTTAACGATGATTGGGGCGAAAAAGGGAACTTTATACGCTCTTCTTTTCTTTCTTGGCAAAATAGGAGTATAATAGCATGGATGTGTAAAGTATTGTATAGAGAAAAAGGAGTGACCACACGATGAGTAAAATCGTACCTGTCGGCGTTTCCGCCCGTCATATTCACCTGACTCAAGAGCATATTGAAATTTTGTTCGGAGCAGGCTATCAATTAACCGAATTTAAACCTTTGTCCCAACCAGGACAATTTGCCGCAAATGAAACGGTAGCTGTAATTGGTTCTAAGGGCCAATTTGATAAGGTTCGCATTTTGGGACCTGCTCGTCCCGCTTCCCAGTTGGAAATTTCTCGCACTGATTCCTTTGCTATTGGTGTAAAAGCACCTGTACGCGAATCGGGTAGCATTGATGGTACACCAGGAATCACAGTAAAAGGACCAGCTGGTGAAGTGGAACTGCAAGAAGGCGTGATTGTAGCAGCCCGCCATATTCATTTCCATACATCTGATGCAGCTAAATGGGACATTAAGGACAAGCAGTTGCTGAAAGTACGTGTTGGCGGCGAACGTGGTCTTGTATTTGAAAATGTTCTTGCACGTGTGTCCGATTCTTTTGCTTTGGATATGCACATTGATACAGATGAAGCGAACGGTGCCGGTGTGAAAAACGGTGACAACGCTGAAATCGTAGACTAATATACACGATTTAAATGCCGGAAGGCTTAAAGAGTCCGATTCTTGCAAAAGAATCGGGCTTTTTACATACTATATAATTCACAAATACTTCACTTATGTACAAAAAGAACATGAGTTCACTTTGCACTCAATGGTATCTGCGGTTGATCTATGGCGATGGCCTATAAATCATGCTATAATTTAGTGTAATGCCTTTTTTAAAGGTTTTTTTAGAACTTAAAATAAATTTACCCATGCCTAAAGATACAGTAAAATCACAAATTAGCTCGTGAAATAGATGGTGTAAGGAGTGACTAAGGAATGGAAAAGAAAACAAAAGATTACTCCAAATATTTTGATTTCTCGGATGCGAAGATTATTTCTGAAGATGAGCATAGCAAAAAGATCCGTATTCGCGGACGTGAAATCAACATTATGGCGGAGCCGAACCATAGAAAAGAAAAGCAACGCGGTAAAGAGGATGTACAGGTATTATATGATAACGCAGTCCCGGATGAGCTAAAGCATATCGGTGAGGGAAAGCATTACATCGTATACACATTTGGTTGCCAAATGAACGAGCATGATTCCGAAACCATAAAAGGTTTGCTGGAGCAAATGGGCTACCAATCAACCGAGGATCGGAAGGAAGCAGACATCATTTTACTAAACACTTGTGCTATCCGTGAAAATGCGGAGGATAAAGTGTTTGGCGAGCTGGGTCACCTCAAGCATCTCAAAACAGAAAAGCCAGGACTGCTGCTCGGCGTGTGTGGCTGCATGTCACAGGAAGAGAACGTCGTTAACCGGATTATGCAAAAACACGGTTTTGTCGATATGATTTTTGGTACCCATAATATTCATCGTCTGCCTCAGCTCGTCAAGGAAGCACTCTTTAGCAAAGAAATGGTGGTCGAAGTGTGGTCTAAGGAAGGCGACATTATCGAAAACTTGCCGAAGAAGCGCGAGGGTATGCGGGCTTGGGTGAACATTATGTACGGCTGTGATAAATTTTGCACCTATTGCATTGTTCCCTTTACACGTGGTAAGGAAAGAAGCCGTCGTCCAGAGGATGTTATCGCTGAAGTACGGGATTTGGCACGTCAAGGTTTTAAAGAAATCACCTTACTGGGGCAGAATGTTAACGCTTATGGTAAGGATTTGAAAGATTTGAATTACAGATTCGGGGATCTGATGGATGATATGCGCAAAATCAATATCCCGCGTGTACGTTTTACAACATCACATCCACGTGATTTTGATGACCATTTGGTAGAAGTGCTCGGTAAGGGTGGTAATTTGGTGGAGCATATCCATCTGCCTGTTCAATCCGGTAATACGGATATATTGAAGAAAATGAACCGAAAATATACCCGTGAGCGTGTTCTGGAACTGGCAGCGAAGATTAAAGCAGCTGTTCCGCATGTTTCTCTGACAACGGATATCATTGTAGGTTTCCCGGGCGAAACAGACGAGCAGTTTGAAGATACTCTATCTTTGGTGCGCGAGGTCGGCTATGACTTTGCCTACACATTCATTTATTCACCACGTGAAGGTACGCCAGCTGCTTCGATGGAAGATAATGTGCCTATGTCGGTCAAAAAAGAGCGTCTCCGGCGTCTGAACATTGCGGTGAACCAAAACAGCCTTCGCTTTAATAGTCGATTGCGTGGCGAAGTGGTTGAAGTGTTGGTGGAAGGCGAGAGCAAAAATGACAGCAAAGTGCTTGCCGGTCGGACCCGTTCCAATAAGCTTGTACATTTTGAGGGTTCTCAGGACCTGATTGGTTCCTTTGTTCAAGTGAAAATTACGGAACCTATGACCTTTTACATCAAAGGTGATCTGGTTGAAACGGCTGTAGCAGTTAACGGATAAAAGAATATTCTAGCGGGTTGCATGCGGTCTGAGTAAGGTTGTGTGCAGGGCCGTCTAAGTGAGAAAAGGAGCGATGGACAATGACAGAGGAGCGGTTGCAACAAACAGAACTTCAATCGGCGGCGCGCCAGCATGATCATTTGGTCAATCGCGAAATGATATTGGCAAAAGCCAAAGAATTAGCAGGTATTTTGGGTAGCAGTGAGGAAGTACAGGTATTCCGGAAAGCAGAAGAAAAGATTCAGGATCATGGGCGCATTCAGCAACTGATTGCAACGATGAAAAAGAAGCAAAAGGAAATTGTTGCATTTGAATCCTTAAAAAATCAAAAAATGATTGCCAAAATAGAGGCCGAGCTACAGGAGCTACAGGAAGAACTTGATGGTATTCCAATTGTAACGGAGTTTCAGCAGAGTCAGGTGGAAATTAATGAGCTACTGCAAATGGTGATCATGGCGATTCGTGATACCGTTGCTGAGAAGGTGAACGTTGAAGAGGGAAAAAGTACTTCCTCGTCGAATTGCAGTGATTAATGAAATTTATGGTGTGGAGGCGTAGCTTCCACGCCTTTTTTTCGAAAGCAATTTGCCATCGTATATATTTATAAGACATCAAGAGAAATGGGACAACATAGAAGGGATGGAAGCAAGGGAATGGATAAGTTCGGTAAGATGCTAGAGGGCGAAAATAATACTTTTTGGGAGTATTTAGGGTGTGAGCTGATTGCAGCTGATGCAAACGAGGTACAGATCGCTTTGGAAGCCAAACAAGAGCATACCAATGTGATGGGTATTGTCCATGGGGGTGTGCTTACTTCATTGATGGATCAGGCGATGGGGATGGTCAGTATGGCTTCACGAAATATGGATCCATGTGTAACGACGAACCTGAATGTTCATTTCTTGTCAGCCATGAGGCAAGGCCGACTGGAGGTTAGGGCGCGGATTCTTCATCAGGGAGGTCGGACTATAACCACTGAGGCGGAAGTAAGGGATAGTGAAGGCACACTTGGGTCTACATCTACAGCAACCTTCCGAGTATTACGTACACAAGCAAGTGATTCAGGTAAGGCCTGACGCTTGACAAAAATTTTTATTATGTCATAATGAATTTATCAAAACGATATAATATGGTGATGCCAATGGATAGCAATCGTATAAACGAAGAGGCGCAAAAGGCGTCGTATAACATTAAGAAATACCGCACTCCAGATGGAGCTCCGGCGGATATCGTTATGTTTACCTTAACGAAGCGGGAGCGCAAGACGGTAACAAAGACATTGCCGATTCGGGAGCTGAAAGTGATGCTCATCAAGCGCCGCAGTTGGCCGTTTGCAGGACGCTGGGCGTTGCCTGGAGGGTTTTGTCAGGAAGATGAATCCATGTATGGAGCTGCCAAGCGGGAACTGTTAGAGGAAACGGGTGTGGACGGCGGGCATCTGGAGTATTTGGGTGTATATAGTGGACCGGGACGTGATCCGCGCGGCTGGATCATATCGCATGCATTTTTTGCGCTGGTAGAAGAATGGATGTTGGAACAGCGTCAGGCGGCCGATGATGCTTCCGAGGTGGGGCTATTCACAATCCGCGAAGCGTTGGAGGAATTGGAGCTGGCATTCGATCACCGGGATATCATAGTAGATGCTTATCGCAAAATTCAGTTGCAGATGCTTCAGACGACGATCGCCAAACAGTTTTTACCGCTACATTTTACACTGGGTGAATTATATCAGGTGATACAGAGTGTCGTACCGGACTTCGAAGAGCCAAACTTTATTCGCAAAATAACATCGACTCGTAGCAGACAGGGAATTCTGGAAGAGGTGCGTGATGAGAACGGCAAACCGCTCAGTTCCAACCAGTATTCACAAAGACCGGCACAGTTGTACCGTTTTAGTGACAGAGTACCGCGTTTATCTATCTACACGTAACGTCTAATGTAATAGGTCACGCATAGAACGTACAATTTCACTTTGAGGATAAGGAGCTGACCGTACGATGCAAGCACTAATTGTGATTGATTACACGAAAGATTTTGTGGACGGTAGTTTGCCTGTAGGACAACCTGCGATTGAGTTGGATGAACGGATCGCAGCAATTACGCAGGCATATGTAGATCAAGGGGACTTTGTCGTCATGGCTGTGGATTTGCATGAGGAGAACGACCTTTATCACCCGGAGAGCAAGCTGTTTCCTCCACATAATATACGTGGAACCAACGGACGACATTTGTATGGCAAGCTCCATAGCCTCTATGAGCAACAAAGTGATCTTATCTACTGGTTGGATAAAACACGGTACAGTGCTTTTGCGGGCACAGATCTGGAACTCAGGCTGCGTGAACGTGGTATTGTGGAAGTTCATCTGATTGGTGTGTGTACGGATATATGTGTACTGCATACGGCTGTAGATGCTTATAACAAAGGTTTTGCTATTACTGTATACAAGGACGCTGTGGCGAGCTTTAATCAAGCTGGACATGATTGGGCTTTGGGTCATTTTGAGGGAAGTCTTGGAGCCGCGGTACGATCGGCTGAGGATACGGTTTTACGCCAGAAGAAGTAAAATAACTTAACGATTGTGTACCAATGTCCGATAACAAAATGGAGCCGGATATTGCTGAATCTGGGCAGATGAGGCGGTAGCGCCACAAACCTGGAGACAGTCAGAGAGGATGATTACAATGCAGTCAACGAGCCTCGCATTACATACAGATAAATATCAGATTAATATGATGTACGCCCACTGGGTGAACGGAAGTCACCAGCGTAAAGCTGTGTTCGAGGCGTATTTTCGTAAACTCCCTTTTGGTAATGGATATGCCGTGTTCGCGGGTCTGGAACGCATTGTGAATTATATTGCAAATTTGCGGTTTACAGAAGAGGACATTCGCTACCTGTCTGAACAGGAGGAGAAGTACGATCCCATGTTCATGGAGGCGCTTCGCCAGTTTAAGTTTGGTGGAACGGTCCATTCGATGAAAGAAGGGGCCCTTGTTTTTCCCAACGAGCCTCTGGTCCGTGTTGAAGGAACGATTATGGAAACGCAGCTTGTCGAAACGGCATTGCTGAATTTTATGAACTATCAGACACTTATTGCGACAAAGGCATCGCGCATCAAGCAGGTGGCAAGTGATGATACACTGCTCGAATTTGGAACACGGCGTGCGCAGGAAGCAGATGCAGCGATTTGGGGAGCACGAGCAGCTTATGTGGCTGGTTTTGACGCGACTTCTAATATGCTGGCAGGCGAACATTTTGGAATCCCGACGAAGGGGACACATGCACATTCATGGGTGCAGACCTTTATGACGGAGCAGGAGGCGTTTGACGTGTATGCGAAGGTATTGCCAGATCAGGTTACACTGCTGGTAGACACCTTTGACACGCTGGAAAGCGGTGTTCCTCATGCGATTCGGACAGCAAAAATGCTGGAGAGTCAGGGCAAGCGTATGAATGCAATCCGTCTGGATAGCGGTGACTTGGCTTATCTATCCATTCAGGCACGAGAAATGCTCGATGCTGAAGGATTAGATTACGTACAAATTGTAGCTTCCAATGATTTGGATGAAAATACGATTTTTAACCTGAAAGCCCAAGGGGCACGTATTGATGTATGGGGTGTAGGAACACAGCTTATTACGGCTTCAGATCAACCATCGCTTGGCGGGGTATACAAGCTGGTTGAACGTGAAGTGGATGGCGAAATGTTGCCGACGATCAAGATCTCGGGGAATCCAGAAAAAGTATCCACACCAGGCAAAAAGGATGTATATCGCATTGTGGATAAGAAGAAAGGG
The Paenibacillus peoriae DNA segment above includes these coding regions:
- a CDS encoding TIGR00282 family metallophosphoesterase, coding for MNVLFIGDIVGSVGRKALRENLPSLKSKYNPHVIIVNGENAASGRGITPAIAREFFDWGVHGITMGNHTWDNKEIFDFIDDEPRIIRPANFPPGTPGRGYTVVKGGGKELAIVNLQGRTFLPAIDDPFRAADEIVDELRKKHKHILVDFHAEATSEKIAMGWHLDGRASIVVGTHTHVQSNDDTILPQGTAYQTDAGMVGPYEGVLGMQKEAVLQKFQTQLPVRFQVDMGKWHFHAISVELNDNDGKARKIQKIRLKEDEWRMD
- a CDS encoding stage V sporulation protein S, whose amino-acid sequence is MDVLKVSAKSNPNSVAGALAGVLRERGNAELQAIGAGALNQAIKAVAIARGFVAPSGVDLICIPAFTDIVIDGEDRTAIKLIVEPR
- a CDS encoding dipeptidase codes for the protein MNDKLKVNWPVVDFHCDVLCKMQLDAQIDFSHPSLDVTKERLLEGNVQLQTFAIYISQVLGTPRFEHVVRQIELFRQHVTSISGGLRPLLWKEDLAMWKNASAVHQEEQVKQAGEEKRTEKITYLDGNGTDHIWAPWALLSLEGVDALEGNPFYAELCYAMGIRLIGLTWNYANWAADGIMEHRGGGLTSKGRDLVNRCNDLGLLLDVSHLSVQGFWEVLEEATLPPIASHSNVFARCAHPRNLRDEQIRALIARNGRIGLTFVTMFLKEQDTVTAEDLLPHIEHICSLGGERHLMFGSDFDGIEHHVQGLEHSGKYPAFAELLLKHYPEELVKGWLGGHALEYLQTNLPSKMSS
- a CDS encoding low temperature requirement protein A, coding for MLIKKVTWLELFYDLLFVAAVSKATHVLLHVEHGSISWEHMEKFIMIFIPIWWAWVGQTVYNNRFGQDSITHRIFMILQLFFVLIMTASLNIDFDAYYVSFFVGYIGLRGLTVVQYLLSAPKETAHKQETARFFGTYFWIGIVISSFSLFFDSWVRYLILYTGIAVDILVPLIGRKKLVITPIHTEHLLERFAQFTLILLGESVISMLSVLQSDHFTVSSVVFAALAFILVIAIWWQYFENMEKRVDKSKQSAGQTIIYGHLFIYLSLSMLAASIQLLFLGQVDYIFVLCFTFASVFIYFLSVLLVFHQYRLSHLKPRLRVIFFLTGILCVLFILNIFIVVPPHLIVAEIMLFFLLFAKTTI
- the pduL gene encoding phosphate propanoyltransferase; its protein translation is MSKIVPVGVSARHIHLTQEHIEILFGAGYQLTEFKPLSQPGQFAANETVAVIGSKGQFDKVRILGPARPASQLEISRTDSFAIGVKAPVRESGSIDGTPGITVKGPAGEVELQEGVIVAARHIHFHTSDAAKWDIKDKQLLKVRVGGERGLVFENVLARVSDSFALDMHIDTDEANGAGVKNGDNAEIVD
- the miaB gene encoding tRNA (N6-isopentenyl adenosine(37)-C2)-methylthiotransferase MiaB, encoding MEKKTKDYSKYFDFSDAKIISEDEHSKKIRIRGREINIMAEPNHRKEKQRGKEDVQVLYDNAVPDELKHIGEGKHYIVYTFGCQMNEHDSETIKGLLEQMGYQSTEDRKEADIILLNTCAIRENAEDKVFGELGHLKHLKTEKPGLLLGVCGCMSQEENVVNRIMQKHGFVDMIFGTHNIHRLPQLVKEALFSKEMVVEVWSKEGDIIENLPKKREGMRAWVNIMYGCDKFCTYCIVPFTRGKERSRRPEDVIAEVRDLARQGFKEITLLGQNVNAYGKDLKDLNYRFGDLMDDMRKINIPRVRFTTSHPRDFDDHLVEVLGKGGNLVEHIHLPVQSGNTDILKKMNRKYTRERVLELAAKIKAAVPHVSLTTDIIVGFPGETDEQFEDTLSLVREVGYDFAYTFIYSPREGTPAASMEDNVPMSVKKERLRRLNIAVNQNSLRFNSRLRGEVVEVLVEGESKNDSKVLAGRTRSNKLVHFEGSQDLIGSFVQVKITEPMTFYIKGDLVETAVAVNG
- a CDS encoding RicAFT regulatory complex protein RicA family protein produces the protein MTEERLQQTELQSAARQHDHLVNREMILAKAKELAGILGSSEEVQVFRKAEEKIQDHGRIQQLIATMKKKQKEIVAFESLKNQKMIAKIEAELQELQEELDGIPIVTEFQQSQVEINELLQMVIMAIRDTVAEKVNVEEGKSTSSSNCSD
- a CDS encoding PaaI family thioesterase → MDKFGKMLEGENNTFWEYLGCELIAADANEVQIALEAKQEHTNVMGIVHGGVLTSLMDQAMGMVSMASRNMDPCVTTNLNVHFLSAMRQGRLEVRARILHQGGRTITTEAEVRDSEGTLGSTSTATFRVLRTQASDSGKA
- a CDS encoding NUDIX domain-containing protein; the protein is MDSNRINEEAQKASYNIKKYRTPDGAPADIVMFTLTKRERKTVTKTLPIRELKVMLIKRRSWPFAGRWALPGGFCQEDESMYGAAKRELLEETGVDGGHLEYLGVYSGPGRDPRGWIISHAFFALVEEWMLEQRQAADDASEVGLFTIREALEELELAFDHRDIIVDAYRKIQLQMLQTTIAKQFLPLHFTLGELYQVIQSVVPDFEEPNFIRKITSTRSRQGILEEVRDENGKPLSSNQYSQRPAQLYRFSDRVPRLSIYT
- a CDS encoding cysteine hydrolase family protein, with product MQALIVIDYTKDFVDGSLPVGQPAIELDERIAAITQAYVDQGDFVVMAVDLHEENDLYHPESKLFPPHNIRGTNGRHLYGKLHSLYEQQSDLIYWLDKTRYSAFAGTDLELRLRERGIVEVHLIGVCTDICVLHTAVDAYNKGFAITVYKDAVASFNQAGHDWALGHFEGSLGAAVRSAEDTVLRQKK
- a CDS encoding nicotinate phosphoribosyltransferase, with product MQSTSLALHTDKYQINMMYAHWVNGSHQRKAVFEAYFRKLPFGNGYAVFAGLERIVNYIANLRFTEEDIRYLSEQEEKYDPMFMEALRQFKFGGTVHSMKEGALVFPNEPLVRVEGTIMETQLVETALLNFMNYQTLIATKASRIKQVASDDTLLEFGTRRAQEADAAIWGARAAYVAGFDATSNMLAGEHFGIPTKGTHAHSWVQTFMTEQEAFDVYAKVLPDQVTLLVDTFDTLESGVPHAIRTAKMLESQGKRMNAIRLDSGDLAYLSIQAREMLDAEGLDYVQIVASNDLDENTIFNLKAQGARIDVWGVGTQLITASDQPSLGGVYKLVEREVDGEMLPTIKISGNPEKVSTPGKKDVYRIVDKKKGRAVADYISFPDEERPRNGKRLKLFNPLHPYMKKYVENYEAVPMLEPIFINGQKVYELPELDEIRAYHTSQLKLFWPEYLRKLNPEIYRVNLSEKVWELKQKLIDSYMQPEVEEKE